Within the Gloeobacter kilaueensis JS1 genome, the region AGCAGCACCCGGTCGCTCAGGATCTGTTCGCTCGGCCCTTCGGCCACGAGGCGGCCCTGCTCGACGATGAGGGTGCGCGAGCAGATCTCAAGGGCCAGATCGAGGTCGTGGGTGGCGACAAGTTGGGTCTGGGGCAAGTCTTTGAGCAGGCGAATCAAGCGGCGGCGGCTGCGCGGGTCGAGGCCCGCCGAGGGTTCGTCGAGCACGAGCACCTCCGGCTCCATCGCCAGCACTCCGGCGAGGGCGACGCGCTTTTTTTCGCCGATCGACAGGTTGAAGCTCTGGCGCTCCAAGAAGCGGGCCGGTTCAAGACCAACTTGATCGAGGACGGATCGCACCCGCTCGCGCAGCTTCTCGCCTGCGAGGCCAAGATTTTGCGGCCCGAAGGCGACATCTTCGCCGACGGTGGGCATAAAGAGCTGGTCCTCCGGGTTCTGGAAGACCAGGCCCACGTAGCGGCGGGCAAACGCCTGGTGGGCGGCGTCGAGGGGTTTGCCGCCGACGGCAATCCGGCCCCGGCTGGGACGCAACAAACCGTTGAGGTGCAACAGCAGGGTCGATTTGCCGGAACCGTTTGGACCGGCCAGGGCGACGCTCTCGCCTGGCATCAGCTTGAAAGAAAGACCGCGCAGGGCGGCGGTGCCGTCGGGATAGTTGTAATAAAGTTCTTCGACCGTCAGCGCCTCGCTCACGATGGCCACCAACTGACGCTCAGGCTGATCGCGACGAAACTGGCGGTAGCAGCGGTGATGAGCCGCTCCTGCCAGCGCCAGCGGCCAGCGGTCGGATCTTCCAGGAACTGACCGGTAAAGCCCCGCGCCTGCATCGCCAGGTAGGTGCGCTCGCCGCGCCCATAGGTTCTCAAAAACATCGCCCCCAGCACGTTGCCCAATGTCTGCCAGCGCAACAGACGCCTGGTGCCCGCCCGCGCCTGGGCGGCCCGCTGCATCGAACCCAGTTCGTCAAGAAAGACCGCCACATAGCGCAGCATCGACTCGATCACCCGCACCAACAGCGGCGGACAGCCAAAACCCGCCAGCGCCTGCAGCAGATTGGGGGCCGGGGTGGTGAGGGTAAGCACGTTCAACAGCCACAGCGAGAGCACGGCTCTGACCAGCACACTCAAAAACGTCGTCAAAGACGCAGCCGCGATCGTGAGTGGCCCCCACTGCACGAGCACCGCTCCCCGGCCCGAGAACAAGATCGTCAAAAGCAGCACGCCTACGAAGAGCAGTTCGACCGCCAGACGGCGCACCAGCGTCCCAGGGGAGATGCCGCTCACGAGCACCAGCACCAGCAGCCCGGCGGCATACACCCCCCAGAATGTCCAGCTCGCCTCCGGCAAAAGCACGACCCCCAGCACCCAAAGTAGCGTGCAGGCAAGGCGCACCCCAGGCTGCAGGCGGTGCCAGAAGCTATCGCCCTGGGCGCAGGCGGCGAGGCTGAATGTCGGCACGTGCAACCAGATCACAGGCGGCGGTCTCCTGGTCTGCGGGAGCGCAACAGCAGGCCCGCTCCCCAGGCGAGGGCAAAGACGACGAGGGTACCGGCGATCCCGGCAGCGATCCGAGAGAGGGCCGGATCCCCCAGGCCGCGCAGGCCATAGCCGTCGAAGAGGCGGGCGAAGGGCAACCGGGCCGCCCAGGAGGGCAGGGCGCGCCCCCCAAAACCGTGCTCCGCCGCTACTCGCTGCAGCCCGTCTGGATCGGCGCTACTCAGAGGCGACAGCAGGGCGACCAGCAAGGCGAGAGCCAGACCCGCCAGAATCCAGGCTCCTTTAAGGCGCATGGCTGGTATCCCCCTCACGAGGTTCGTAGAGCAGATCGGGACGGGTACGCAACAGAAAACCAATCACTCCCACCGTGAGCACCGCCTCGCCGACGCCGATAAGGACATGGACGCCGAGCATCGCCGGCAGCACCGCCACAAGCGGAGTCGTGCCCGAGAGGGCCAGCTCAAAAGCAGCGGCAGCGGCAGCGACGACGACGCTCACCCAGCTGGAGACCGCCGTAGCCGCCAGGATCGCTACAGTGCCCTTGTTGCCCAGCAGGGTGCGCACGGCGCGGTAGAGATGATAGCCCAGGAAGGTGCCGATAAAACCCATGTTGAACATGTTCGCCCCGAGGGCGAGGATACCACCGTCTTGAA harbors:
- a CDS encoding energy-coupling factor ABC transporter ATP-binding protein; translation: MSEALTVEELYYNYPDGTAALRGLSFKLMPGESVALAGPNGSGKSTLLLHLNGLLRPSRGRIAVGGKPLDAAHQAFARRYVGLVFQNPEDQLFMPTVGEDVAFGPQNLGLAGEKLRERVRSVLDQVGLEPARFLERQSFNLSIGEKKRVALAGVLAMEPEVLVLDEPSAGLDPRSRRRLIRLLKDLPQTQLVATHDLDLALEICSRTLIVEQGRLVAEGPSEQILSDRVLLETHGLELPLCLMGRPDR
- the cbiQ gene encoding cobalt ECF transporter T component CbiQ; the protein is MIWLHVPTFSLAACAQGDSFWHRLQPGVRLACTLLWVLGVVLLPEASWTFWGVYAAGLLVLVLVSGISPGTLVRRLAVELLFVGVLLLTILFSGRGAVLVQWGPLTIAAASLTTFLSVLVRAVLSLWLLNVLTLTTPAPNLLQALAGFGCPPLLVRVIESMLRYVAVFLDELGSMQRAAQARAGTRRLLRWQTLGNVLGAMFLRTYGRGERTYLAMQARGFTGQFLEDPTAGRWRWQERLITAATASFVAISLSVSWWPS
- a CDS encoding PDGLE domain-containing protein, yielding MRLKGAWILAGLALALLVALLSPLSSADPDGLQRVAAEHGFGGRALPSWAARLPFARLFDGYGLRGLGDPALSRIAAGIAGTLVVFALAWGAGLLLRSRRPGDRRL
- a CDS encoding energy-coupling factor ABC transporter permease, with translation MNRLPALVAMHIPDGFLSAPVCAVMGLLALAVLAIVLKQVERRFDERTVPLMGVSAAFIFAAQMINFPVLGGTSGHLLGGTLAAVLLGPWAGTLSVMVVFLVQAFLFQDGGILALGANMFNMGFIGTFLGYHLYRAVRTLLGNKGTVAILAATAVSSWVSVVVAAAAAAFELALSGTTPLVAVLPAMLGVHVLIGVGEAVLTVGVIGFLLRTRPDLLYEPREGDTSHAP